From the Trueperaceae bacterium genome, the window TCGAGGAGGCTCCACGCGAAGTAGCCGGCTACGGGCGCTCCGGCGGCGGCGGCGTCCGCCACGGCCGCCACATGCGCCCGCAGGTAGTCGACGCGTTCGGGGTCGGAGACGACGCCGTCCTCCTCGACGTCGTCGTAAGCCGCGCCGTTCTCCGTGATGTGGACGGGCGGCAGCCGATAGTCGCGCCTCAGCCTCAGCAGCAGCTCGGTGAGGGCCTGCGGCCTGACCTCCCAACCCATGGCCGTGCGCGGGACCGGCAGCCCGACGTCGCGCGTGGCGGGCCAGGGGTCACCGGGCGCGTCGGTCACCACGGTCCTGCTGTAGTAGTTCACGCCGAGGAAGTCGATGGGGGCGCCGATGAGCTCCAGGTCGCCCGGCTCGACGCGCGGGACGTGCTGCCCGTACCCCTCCCAGACGTCGGCCGGGTACGCGCCGCGCAGGACGGGGTCGAGGTACCAGCGGTTGAAGAAGCCGTCGAAGCGGCGCGCTGCCTCCACGTCGGCGGGGGCGGCGCTCGCCGGGTAGGCGGGGTTGAGGTTGAGGACGATGCCGTGCAGCGATCCGGGGGCGTTGCGCCGCATGCGGGGCAACGCGAGCCCGTGGGCGAGGAGCAGGTTGTGCGACGCCTGCAGGTGTTGGCGGCGGCTCCGCAGGCCGGGGGCGTGCTCGCCGCTCTCGTAGCCGAGGAAGGCGCTGCACCAGGGCTCGTTGAGGGTGGTCCAGGCGCGCACGCGGTCGCCTAGCCTGGCCGTGACGACGTCGGCGTAGTCGGCGAAGGCGTGGGCGACGGCGCGCTCCGGCCAGCCGCCGGCGTCCTGCAGGGCTTGCGGCAGGTCCCAGTGGTAGAGGGTGGCCCAAGGCTCGATGCCGCGCTCCAACAGGCCGTCGACGAGGCGGTCGTAGAAGTCGAGCCCGCGCTGCTCCACCCGGCCCGTGCCCTCCGGCA encodes:
- a CDS encoding GH1 family beta-glucosidase, coding for MIDRTAFPEDFTWGVATSSYQIEGSTDADGAGPSIWSTFCAEPGRIVDGSDGAVACDHYRRWQADLDLIEDLGVGAYRFSLSWPRILPEGTGRVEQRGLDFYDRLVDGLLERGIEPWATLYHWDLPQALQDAGGWPERAVAHAFADYADVVTARLGDRVRAWTTLNEPWCSAFLGYESGEHAPGLRSRRQHLQASHNLLLAHGLALPRMRRNAPGSLHGIVLNLNPAYPASAAPADVEAARRFDGFFNRWYLDPVLRGAYPADVWEGYGQHVPRVEPGDLELIGAPIDFLGVNYYSRTVVTDAPGDPWPATRDVGLPVPRTAMGWEVRPQALTELLLRLRRDYRLPPVHITENGAAYDDVEEDGVVSDPERVDYLRAHVAAVADAAAAGAPVAGYFAWSLLDNFEWAQGYTRRFGLVHVDFANQRRSLKGSARWYQRFLAGG